One genomic segment of Gemmatimonadota bacterium includes these proteins:
- a CDS encoding DUF2911 domain-containing protein — MRSLTRLLSAMLVLLASAPSPVRAQIRASELAVTRQTIDGTVITLEYSRPRVRGRPVMFGERGRSIVHWEEVWTPGANYATTLETNKPITLAGRAIPAGKYSLWLIPHAQGAWTMVFDPKWRAFHTEMPDSLPTQIRFPVTPVGGALEDALTFAFVGLSVSGATLELRWGTTRIAMPITVMPSLRMTTPVTEAEQFAGRYEWRFVEGDTTRYLMTLGPSQGYLMGTLRPVTWPGDFAMVRVHPTRDWYSFALFEKGEIYEVETTWVAEFSRSADGRVTGFVVRNDTDKIDVRATRLP; from the coding sequence ATGCGATCGCTCACCCGTCTCCTCTCCGCCATGCTCGTGCTCCTCGCGTCGGCCCCGAGCCCCGTTCGCGCGCAGATCCGCGCGAGCGAACTCGCGGTCACGCGGCAGACCATCGACGGCACGGTGATCACGCTCGAGTACTCGCGTCCGCGGGTGCGCGGGCGCCCGGTGATGTTCGGCGAGCGCGGACGGTCGATCGTGCACTGGGAGGAGGTGTGGACACCGGGCGCGAACTATGCGACGACGCTCGAGACGAACAAGCCGATCACGCTCGCCGGGCGGGCGATCCCGGCCGGCAAGTACTCGTTGTGGCTCATCCCGCATGCGCAGGGCGCCTGGACGATGGTGTTCGATCCGAAGTGGCGGGCGTTCCACACCGAGATGCCGGATTCCCTTCCCACCCAGATCAGGTTCCCCGTCACTCCCGTGGGAGGGGCATTGGAGGACGCGCTCACCTTCGCGTTCGTCGGCCTCTCCGTCTCCGGCGCGACGCTCGAACTCCGCTGGGGCACGACGCGCATCGCGATGCCCATCACGGTCATGCCCTCGCTTCGCATGACAACGCCGGTGACGGAGGCCGAGCAGTTCGCGGGGCGGTACGAGTGGCGGTTCGTGGAGGGCGACACGACGCGCTACCTGATGACGCTCGGTCCCTCGCAAGGGTACCTGATGGGCACGTTGCGGCCCGTGACCTGGCCCGGCGACTTCGCGATGGTGCGCGTGCACCCCACGCGCGACTGGTACAGTTTCGCGCTCTTCGAGAAGGGCGAGATCTACGAGGTGGAGACGACGTGGGTGGCCGAGTTCTCGCGGAGCGCGGACGGGCGCGTCACCGGATTCGTCGTGCGCAATGACACGGACAAGATCGATGTCCGTGCGACGAGGCTCCCATGA
- a CDS encoding cytochrome c, whose protein sequence is MNRPTLLLALLLAAACGGNADKPATDAAAASTPAAAPATTSAAVADTGASAAAPGDAATPAVADAGGLNGQTEYAVCAACHQPTGQGLPGAFPPLAGSATLTGDPTLPIAIVLHGLNGPITVKGTTYNGMMMPWNALSDAQIAAILTYERSSWGNNASAVTPEMVAKVRAATKSRTTPWTMDELKKAKLN, encoded by the coding sequence ATGAACCGCCCGACGCTCCTGCTCGCCCTCCTCCTCGCCGCCGCCTGCGGCGGCAACGCCGACAAGCCCGCGACCGACGCGGCAGCGGCCTCCACTCCCGCCGCCGCTCCGGCCACCACGTCGGCGGCTGTCGCCGACACGGGCGCATCCGCGGCGGCGCCGGGTGACGCTGCCACACCCGCCGTCGCGGATGCCGGAGGCCTCAATGGCCAGACCGAGTATGCCGTCTGTGCCGCCTGCCATCAGCCGACCGGTCAGGGGCTGCCCGGTGCCTTCCCGCCGCTCGCGGGTTCGGCCACACTGACGGGTGACCCGACGCTCCCGATCGCCATCGTGCTCCACGGGCTGAACGGTCCGATCACGGTGAAGGGCACGACCTACAACGGGATGATGATGCCGTGGAACGCGCTCAGCGATGCGCAGATCGCGGCGATCCTCACTTACGAGCGCAGCTCGTGGGGCAACAACGCCTCGGCCGTCACGCCTGAGATGGTCGCCAAGGTCCGTGCGGCCACCAAGTCGCGCACGACGCCATGGACGATGGATGAGCTGAAGAAGGCCAAGCTCAACTGA
- a CDS encoding VOC family protein translates to MQLGTFSVSLAVKDLPASRAFYEALGFSSMGGNGTNWLILKNAGCVIGLFQGMFEKNILTFNPGWDGDAKETASFTDVRELQRQLKAKGIVFATEAPEGTTGPASFVIADPDGNTILVDQHR, encoded by the coding sequence ATGCAACTCGGCACCTTCTCCGTCTCGCTCGCCGTGAAGGACCTCCCGGCCTCGCGCGCGTTCTACGAGGCCCTCGGCTTCTCGAGCATGGGCGGCAACGGCACCAACTGGCTGATCCTCAAGAATGCGGGGTGCGTGATCGGCCTCTTCCAGGGGATGTTCGAGAAGAACATCCTCACCTTCAACCCGGGGTGGGACGGCGACGCGAAAGAGACGGCATCGTTCACCGATGTCCGCGAGCTGCAGCGCCAGCTCAAGGCCAAGGGGATCGTGTTCGCGACCGAAGCGCCGGAGGGGACCACCGGGCCGGCGAGCTTCGTGATCGCCGACCCGGACGGGAACACCATCCTGGTGGACCAACACCGGTGA
- a CDS encoding HupE/UreJ family protein — MSEFAVYLRLGFTHIADLRAYDHILFVAALTAAYGAREWRRIAWLVTAFTLGHTVTLALATLDLMRVPATIVEPAIAATIVLTALTAIHDQRDVAHAPSGRAWWRRYGIAALFGLVHGLGFSGYLRALLGGEESIALPLFAFNVGLEAGQILIVAVVFALGISAVRVLGWARRDWVLVLSGATAGIGATMLLDRLLGS; from the coding sequence GTGAGCGAGTTCGCCGTCTACCTGCGGCTCGGCTTCACGCACATCGCCGACCTGCGCGCCTACGACCACATCCTGTTCGTCGCCGCGCTGACGGCGGCCTACGGGGCGCGCGAATGGCGCCGCATCGCGTGGCTCGTCACCGCCTTCACGCTCGGGCATACGGTGACGCTCGCGCTCGCGACGCTCGACCTGATGCGCGTCCCGGCGACGATCGTCGAACCGGCGATCGCGGCGACGATCGTCCTCACGGCCCTCACGGCGATCCACGACCAACGCGACGTGGCGCATGCCCCGTCGGGTCGCGCATGGTGGCGGAGGTACGGCATCGCGGCGCTGTTCGGCCTGGTGCACGGACTCGGATTCAGCGGCTACCTGCGCGCGCTGCTCGGCGGAGAGGAGTCGATCGCGCTCCCGCTCTTCGCGTTCAACGTGGGACTCGAAGCGGGACAGATCCTGATCGTCGCGGTGGTGTTCGCGCTCGGGATCTCGGCGGTGCGGGTGCTCGGCTGGGCTCGGCGCGATTGGGTGCTCGTGCTCTCGGGCGCGACGGCGGGGATCGGTGCGACCATGCTGCTGGATCGGCTGCTGGGATCGTGA
- a CDS encoding M1 family metallopeptidase produces MQLRPFLLLALLAGPTVSAVAQQAPSAPRGPQWLNADSTKRTNQSNFRALEEWPAPNEYRNAAGSPGPKYWQQQVDYVIRTTLDTVEHKVTGTERMTYHNNSPDRLAYVWVQLDQDIERTDSRAALAQRALPRNIPEQARRFLAPEPVTNGGYTIPRVQLVAADGKKTDAKFFRNGTQMRIDLATPLATGQKAVIEIDWSFIVPEGGRNGRGVREKVRDGWLYEIAQWFPRAAVYDDVNGWQNVQFYGQGEFYLEFGNYDVSITVPHDHIVRATGALMNPLQTMTATQRARLATALAGDTAVFIVKADEVGQASARPAGTAPITWRFKAENVRDFAWASSKTYVWDAAGFRYQPGGRVIELHSVYPRDAMPLWDKISTKAIRQTMITYGRLAFEYPYPQASNVHGPVFGMEYPMIAFCGARPRADGTYDKSLEYALASVTIHEVGHNWFPMIVASDERRWTWMDEGLNSFLEYYGSLDFDAAWPKQTMRGPARNLTNYMRAPNQVPLMTESDAVYANFGNNGYSKPATGLVMLREHVLGEETFDRAFREYSQKWMFKHPQPADFFRSLVAGAGEEANWFWRGWFYTTYANDQAVTAVETQSAKELIGSDARGANYHRFTFQQQAGLVMPLHFEVVYEDGTKETIKLPADIWRNNEKEFVYGFFSNKVVTQVTVDPAEAFVDVNRANNVWKAPPKPIS; encoded by the coding sequence GTGCAACTTCGCCCCTTTCTGCTCCTTGCGCTGCTCGCGGGTCCGACGGTCTCGGCCGTCGCGCAGCAGGCGCCCTCCGCTCCGCGCGGTCCGCAGTGGCTCAATGCGGATTCCACGAAGCGGACCAATCAGTCGAACTTCCGCGCGCTGGAGGAATGGCCGGCGCCCAATGAGTACCGCAACGCGGCCGGCAGCCCCGGCCCCAAGTACTGGCAGCAGCAGGTCGACTACGTGATCCGCACGACGCTCGACACCGTGGAGCACAAGGTGACGGGCACGGAGCGGATGACCTACCACAACAACTCGCCGGACCGACTCGCATACGTCTGGGTGCAGCTCGATCAGGACATCGAGCGCACCGATTCTCGGGCCGCGCTTGCGCAGCGCGCGCTGCCGCGCAACATCCCCGAGCAGGCGCGCCGATTCCTCGCGCCGGAGCCGGTGACGAACGGCGGCTACACCATCCCCCGGGTGCAGCTCGTCGCCGCCGACGGGAAGAAGACGGACGCGAAGTTCTTCCGGAACGGTACGCAGATGCGGATCGACCTCGCGACGCCGCTGGCGACCGGACAGAAGGCGGTGATCGAGATCGACTGGTCGTTCATCGTGCCCGAGGGGGGCCGGAACGGCCGCGGCGTGCGCGAGAAGGTGCGGGACGGCTGGCTGTACGAGATCGCGCAGTGGTTCCCGCGCGCCGCGGTGTACGACGACGTCAACGGCTGGCAGAACGTGCAGTTCTACGGCCAGGGCGAGTTCTATCTCGAGTTCGGCAACTACGACGTGAGCATCACGGTGCCGCACGACCACATCGTGCGCGCGACCGGGGCGCTGATGAACCCGTTGCAGACGATGACGGCGACGCAGCGCGCGCGGCTCGCGACGGCGCTGGCGGGCGACACCGCGGTCTTCATCGTCAAGGCGGACGAGGTCGGCCAGGCGTCGGCGCGCCCGGCGGGCACGGCCCCGATCACCTGGCGCTTCAAGGCCGAGAACGTGCGCGACTTCGCGTGGGCCTCGAGCAAGACGTACGTGTGGGATGCCGCCGGCTTCCGCTACCAGCCGGGCGGCCGCGTGATCGAGCTCCACTCGGTCTATCCGCGCGACGCGATGCCGTTGTGGGACAAGATCAGCACGAAGGCGATCCGCCAGACGATGATCACCTACGGGCGGCTCGCGTTCGAGTACCCGTACCCGCAGGCAAGCAACGTCCACGGGCCGGTGTTCGGCATGGAGTACCCGATGATCGCGTTCTGCGGGGCGCGTCCGCGGGCCGACGGCACCTACGACAAGTCGCTCGAGTACGCGCTGGCGTCGGTGACGATCCACGAGGTGGGGCACAACTGGTTCCCGATGATCGTCGCGAGCGACGAGCGCCGGTGGACGTGGATGGACGAGGGCCTGAACTCGTTCCTCGAGTACTACGGATCGCTCGACTTCGACGCGGCCTGGCCGAAGCAGACGATGCGCGGACCGGCGCGGAACCTGACGAACTACATGCGCGCGCCGAACCAGGTGCCGCTCATGACCGAGTCGGACGCGGTGTACGCGAACTTCGGCAACAACGGCTACTCCAAGCCGGCGACCGGGCTGGTGATGCTCCGCGAGCACGTGCTGGGCGAGGAGACGTTCGACCGTGCGTTCCGCGAGTACTCGCAGAAGTGGATGTTCAAGCACCCGCAGCCGGCGGACTTCTTCCGCTCGCTCGTCGCGGGCGCGGGCGAGGAGGCGAACTGGTTCTGGCGCGGCTGGTTCTACACCACGTACGCGAACGACCAGGCGGTGACGGCGGTCGAGACGCAGTCGGCCAAGGAGCTGATCGGGTCCGACGCGCGCGGCGCGAACTACCACCGCTTCACCTTCCAGCAGCAGGCGGGGCTGGTGATGCCGCTCCACTTCGAGGTCGTGTACGAGGACGGCACGAAGGAGACCATCAAGCTGCCGGCTGACATCTGGCGCAACAACGAGAAGGAGTTCGTCTACGGCTTCTTCTCGAACAAGGTCGTGACCCAGGTGACGGTCGACCCGGCGGAGGCGTTCGTCGACGTGAATCGGGCGAACAACGTCTGGAAGGCCCCCCCGAAGCCGATCTCGTGA
- a CDS encoding helix-turn-helix transcriptional regulator gives MRRPILLYGLLCGLLIALLQFIEYRWLVVDRRVEIYGALIAALFAGVGIWLGLRITGRAERVVVREVPVPVEVHVEVPAPVDFVRDEAQVASLGLTPRELEILAFIAAGLSNREIAERAFVSENTVKTHVSRVFEKLGAGRRTQAVQRGKSLRLIP, from the coding sequence ATGCGGCGCCCGATCCTCCTCTACGGCCTCCTTTGTGGCCTCCTCATCGCCCTGCTCCAGTTCATCGAGTACCGGTGGCTGGTGGTCGACCGTCGGGTGGAGATCTACGGGGCGCTCATCGCCGCGCTTTTCGCGGGCGTCGGGATCTGGCTCGGACTGCGGATCACCGGACGAGCGGAACGGGTGGTGGTCCGCGAGGTGCCGGTGCCGGTCGAGGTGCACGTGGAAGTGCCGGCCCCGGTGGACTTCGTCCGGGACGAGGCGCAGGTGGCGTCGCTGGGGCTGACGCCGCGGGAGCTCGAGATCCTCGCGTTCATCGCGGCGGGGTTGAGCAACCGCGAGATCGCCGAACGGGCGTTCGTGAGCGAGAACACGGTGAAGACCCACGTCAGCCGGGTCTTCGAGAAGCTCGGCGCCGGGCGCCGGACACAGGCGGTGCAGCGCGGCAAGTCGCTCCGGCTCATCCCTTGA
- a CDS encoding glycoside hydrolase family 5 protein gives MPSRARSRRASARAFAVGAAVIAAGALAAIAACSDAGAPAGPGTPGSSIHEYPPVPFGSPPGASSGARSAAAALGRGVNLGNMLEAPTEGAWGVAVTPDIVDQVAAAGFQSVRLPVRWSNHAEANAPFTIDPAFLARVDTVVAALLGRGLTVVLNMHHYRQLDGDALDYGEVAVPAGVVDVRFVRLWEQIATHFRAHPSGLLFELYNEPHGRLDSTAWNVLAARALGAVRRTNPTRVVVIGPSWWNWAGVLSSLKLPNDPHLVATIHNYAPFTFTHQGAEWVSPRLPTGVTCCDPAQVAEMTGPLKVARPWADAVGYPIFVGEFGAYSTAPTASRVAFNRHMRDSMEVLGMPWHYWEFAAGFGVYDPVARTFRAELLASLLGPPTP, from the coding sequence ATGCCCTCCCGTGCGCGATCCCGACGTGCCTCCGCACGCGCCTTCGCCGTGGGCGCGGCGGTCATCGCGGCAGGGGCACTCGCGGCGATCGCGGCGTGCAGCGACGCCGGCGCGCCAGCCGGCCCGGGCACACCGGGCTCGTCCATCCACGAGTACCCACCGGTCCCCTTCGGCTCCCCGCCCGGGGCGTCGTCTGGTGCGCGGAGCGCGGCTGCGGCACTCGGTCGCGGGGTCAACCTCGGCAACATGCTCGAGGCGCCCACGGAAGGGGCGTGGGGCGTCGCGGTCACGCCGGACATCGTCGACCAGGTGGCGGCCGCGGGGTTCCAGTCGGTGCGGCTGCCGGTGCGCTGGAGCAACCACGCGGAGGCGAACGCCCCGTTCACCATCGACCCCGCCTTCCTCGCGCGCGTCGACACGGTGGTGGCCGCGCTGCTCGGCCGCGGCCTGACGGTGGTCCTCAACATGCATCACTACCGGCAGCTCGATGGCGACGCGCTCGACTACGGTGAGGTCGCCGTTCCGGCAGGCGTCGTCGACGTGCGGTTCGTGCGCCTATGGGAGCAGATCGCGACGCACTTCCGCGCGCACCCCTCGGGCCTGCTCTTCGAGCTGTACAACGAGCCGCATGGGCGGCTCGACTCGACAGCCTGGAACGTCCTCGCGGCGCGCGCGTTGGGCGCGGTGCGGCGCACGAATCCGACGCGGGTCGTGGTCATCGGGCCGAGCTGGTGGAACTGGGCGGGCGTCCTCTCGTCGCTCAAGCTGCCGAACGACCCGCACCTCGTGGCGACGATCCACAACTACGCGCCGTTCACGTTCACGCATCAGGGCGCGGAGTGGGTCTCGCCGCGCCTCCCGACCGGCGTCACCTGTTGCGACCCCGCGCAGGTGGCGGAGATGACCGGCCCGCTGAAGGTCGCCAGACCGTGGGCGGACGCGGTCGGGTATCCGATCTTCGTCGGCGAGTTCGGCGCCTACAGCACCGCCCCCACCGCCTCGCGGGTCGCGTTCAACCGGCACATGCGCGACTCGATGGAGGTCCTCGGCATGCCGTGGCACTATTGGGAGTTCGCCGCGGGGTTCGGGGTCTACGATCCGGTGGCGCGCACGTTCCGTGCGGAGCTGCTGGCGTCGCTGCTCGGTCCGCCGACACCGTGA
- a CDS encoding DUF4199 domain-containing protein, with protein sequence MRKVVLTFGLLGGAVMSAVQLGSLPFTDEIGDKGVLLGYTAMVMAFLMVYFGVRSYRDQVLGGHITFGRALLVGGLISLVASACYVATWEFIYFQLGYGAEFTAQYTRMTLDRLRESGASEAKLAATAQEMAAFATKYDRPLYNAMITLLEPLPVGLLFTVASAVLLRGVARRPATP encoded by the coding sequence ATGCGCAAAGTGGTCCTGACGTTCGGCCTGCTGGGCGGCGCCGTGATGTCCGCGGTGCAACTCGGCTCCCTCCCCTTCACCGACGAGATCGGTGACAAGGGCGTCCTTCTCGGCTACACCGCGATGGTGATGGCCTTCCTGATGGTGTACTTCGGCGTTCGGTCCTACCGGGACCAGGTGCTCGGGGGCCACATCACCTTCGGGCGCGCCCTCCTCGTGGGGGGCCTGATCTCGCTGGTGGCGAGCGCCTGCTACGTCGCGACGTGGGAGTTCATCTATTTCCAGTTGGGATACGGCGCCGAGTTCACGGCGCAGTACACGCGGATGACCCTCGACAGGCTCCGCGAATCCGGGGCGAGCGAGGCGAAGCTCGCCGCGACCGCACAGGAGATGGCGGCCTTCGCGACCAAGTACGACCGGCCGCTGTACAACGCGATGATCACGCTCCTGGAGCCGCTGCCGGTCGGGCTCCTGTTCACGGTGGCGAGCGCGGTCCTGCTCCGCGGGGTCGCGCGCCGCCCCGCCACGCCGTAA
- a CDS encoding copper chaperone PCu(A)C yields the protein MLPFPSTDAALAPRVVPSLAPRCAPLRAPLRAVLLAALLAVACDEAAGPIRVERAAIVPLASAPTALYFTVRNTSARPVRIARVAVEGASVTEMRTTTAHRMAPADSLMGPTSVLTPVASIQIPALGTLRFAPGGYSVVLDSLARPFAVGDSARVTVWLESGERARGTAAVVRYADLDTLLVTSPGAAVATEPSLAEGRALYASDGCAGCHGTTGHGDGPVAHTLTPPPRDFREASAFKNGVDESAIAQTIATGIPNGGAMPLYAHLSERERRSLARYVISLRTPSTQDVDP from the coding sequence ATGCTTCCGTTCCCGTCGACCGACGCGGCGCTCGCGCCGCGGGTCGTGCCATCGCTCGCACCACGATGCGCGCCGCTGCGGGCACCGCTTCGCGCGGTGCTCCTCGCGGCGTTGCTCGCGGTCGCCTGCGATGAAGCGGCGGGCCCGATCCGCGTCGAGCGCGCGGCGATCGTCCCGCTCGCGAGCGCGCCGACGGCGCTGTACTTCACCGTCCGCAACACCAGCGCGCGTCCCGTGCGGATCGCACGGGTGGCGGTGGAGGGCGCATCGGTCACGGAGATGCGGACGACGACCGCGCACCGGATGGCGCCGGCCGACTCGCTGATGGGGCCGACCAGCGTGCTGACGCCCGTCGCGTCGATCCAGATCCCGGCGCTCGGAACGCTGCGCTTCGCGCCGGGCGGCTACTCGGTCGTGCTCGACTCGCTCGCGCGTCCATTCGCCGTCGGCGACTCGGCGCGCGTGACCGTCTGGCTCGAGAGCGGAGAACGGGCGCGCGGGACCGCGGCCGTGGTCCGCTATGCCGACCTCGACACCCTGCTCGTGACGAGTCCAGGCGCCGCCGTGGCCACCGAACCCAGTCTCGCCGAGGGGCGCGCGCTCTATGCGTCCGACGGCTGCGCCGGCTGTCATGGCACGACCGGCCACGGGGACGGTCCCGTGGCGCACACCCTCACGCCGCCGCCGCGCGACTTCCGCGAGGCATCGGCCTTCAAGAACGGGGTCGACGAGTCCGCGATCGCTCAGACGATCGCGACCGGCATCCCGAACGGCGGCGCGATGCCGCTCTACGCTCACCTGTCCGAACGCGAGCGACGGTCGCTCGCGCGCTACGTGATCTCGCTCCGCACTCCCTCAACCCAGGATGTCGACCCATGA
- a CDS encoding dihydrofolate reductase has translation MTSPPSRVTIHMVASLDGFISRRDGRVDFLDTADEYPTGATMNAEEIAAFLRTIDCYVMGSRTYETALGFEAQGHGWAYGNTPTVVLTSRTLARTRDTIEFHDGDLAELLSDRLRPRYRNIWIAGGAAVAAECLRRGLADELRYSVVPVAIGDGVRFFEGLDRDAALHLVETKAYRNGLVELRYAVRGGRDAGPR, from the coding sequence GTGACTTCTCCGCCCTCGCGCGTCACCATTCATATGGTGGCGAGCCTCGACGGCTTCATCTCCCGGCGCGATGGCCGCGTCGACTTCCTCGACACGGCCGACGAATACCCGACCGGCGCGACGATGAACGCCGAGGAGATCGCAGCCTTCCTGCGCACGATCGACTGCTACGTGATGGGCTCGCGCACCTACGAGACCGCGCTCGGATTCGAGGCGCAGGGACATGGATGGGCGTACGGGAACACCCCGACGGTCGTGCTCACGTCCAGGACGCTGGCCCGGACGCGCGACACGATCGAATTCCACGATGGCGACCTCGCCGAGCTCCTGAGCGACCGCCTCCGTCCGAGGTACCGGAACATCTGGATCGCGGGCGGCGCGGCGGTCGCGGCAGAGTGCCTGCGTCGCGGACTGGCGGACGAGTTGCGCTACTCGGTGGTGCCCGTCGCGATCGGCGATGGCGTGCGGTTCTTCGAGGGGCTCGACCGCGACGCGGCGCTCCATCTCGTGGAGACGAAGGCGTACCGGAACGGCCTGGTCGAACTCCGCTACGCGGTGCGCGGGGGACGGGACGCCGGGCCGCGCTGA
- a CDS encoding SCO family protein, which translates to MSGTRSRWRRAGAAAVLLATMAAGSCAPPAPTIGGDFTLTDHTGARFELQSQRGKLLLVFFGYTMCPDVCPTTLSKLSAVMRRLGDANGEVRTLYVSVDPERDTPEVLKADLALFQLDAVGLTGTRAEVDEVVKLFGASYEIVPTPESAGRYSVSHSTTLYLLDREGRVRQTFPYEATVDEIAAGIESLLGRPAVRR; encoded by the coding sequence ATGAGCGGGACGCGTTCCCGCTGGCGGCGAGCCGGCGCCGCCGCCGTGCTCCTGGCAACGATGGCCGCCGGGAGCTGCGCGCCACCGGCACCGACCATCGGCGGCGACTTCACCCTCACCGACCACACGGGAGCGCGCTTCGAGCTGCAGTCCCAGCGCGGGAAGCTGCTACTGGTGTTCTTCGGATACACGATGTGCCCGGACGTCTGCCCGACCACGCTCTCCAAGCTCTCGGCGGTCATGCGGCGGCTCGGGGACGCGAACGGCGAGGTCCGGACGCTCTACGTCTCCGTGGATCCCGAGCGGGACACCCCCGAGGTGCTCAAGGCAGACCTCGCGTTGTTCCAGCTGGATGCGGTGGGGCTCACCGGTACGCGCGCCGAGGTGGACGAGGTGGTCAAGCTCTTCGGTGCGTCGTACGAGATCGTGCCCACCCCGGAATCCGCGGGCCGATATTCGGTGTCTCACTCGACAACGCTGTATCTCCTCGATCGCGAGGGGCGGGTGCGTCAGACGTTCCCCTACGAGGCGACGGTCGACGAGATCGCCGCGGGCATCGAGTCGCTCCTAGGACGCCCCGCCGTCCGGCGCTAG
- a CDS encoding copper chaperone PCu(A)C has translation MHTALVAGVLAFALASAPVPASRDGELFLRDAWMLPASARSDAKLFLHFENQSDQSLTVVRATSELARAVQGTDLAADGPSRSLYSSGFVVAAHQRLQMRPDGPHLVVSGLVRDLRAGDRFPLVLHCPDGLTLTVTVVVRPSRG, from the coding sequence ATGCACACCGCCCTCGTGGCGGGCGTGCTGGCGTTCGCACTCGCCAGTGCGCCCGTACCGGCGTCGCGCGACGGAGAACTCTTCCTGCGTGATGCCTGGATGCTCCCGGCGTCCGCCCGAAGCGATGCCAAGCTCTTCCTCCATTTCGAGAACCAGTCGGACCAGTCGCTCACCGTCGTCCGGGCGACCTCCGAGCTCGCGCGGGCCGTGCAGGGCACGGACCTCGCGGCGGACGGACCCTCGCGGTCGCTCTACTCGAGCGGGTTCGTTGTGGCGGCCCATCAGCGCCTGCAGATGCGGCCCGATGGCCCGCATCTCGTGGTGAGCGGACTCGTGCGCGATCTGCGCGCCGGGGACCGCTTCCCGCTCGTCCTGCATTGCCCCGACGGTCTTACGCTCACCGTCACTGTCGTCGTGCGCCCGTCGCGCGGCTGA
- a CDS encoding copper chaperone PCu(A)C, with the protein MNPLRSLPRAATLSLALGLSLVARAPLEAQTATVTASDAWVREVPAGRAVTGMFLLLKNSGATERSLVRGKADVGDTLELHEMKRENGMMRMSPVQAITVPAGGETALRPGGYHLMLFGLKKPLAVGDTVRATLTLDDGTQVRVVAPVRAMGQMP; encoded by the coding sequence ATGAATCCCCTGCGTTCACTCCCTCGCGCGGCGACGCTGTCGCTCGCCCTCGGTCTCTCCCTCGTGGCGCGCGCGCCGCTCGAGGCGCAGACCGCCACCGTCACGGCCAGCGACGCCTGGGTGCGTGAGGTGCCGGCCGGCCGCGCCGTGACCGGCATGTTCCTGCTCCTCAAGAACAGCGGAGCCACCGAGCGATCCCTGGTCCGCGGGAAGGCGGACGTGGGCGACACGCTCGAACTGCACGAGATGAAGCGCGAGAACGGCATGATGCGCATGTCGCCCGTGCAGGCGATCACGGTCCCGGCGGGCGGCGAGACGGCGCTGCGGCCGGGCGGATATCACCTCATGCTCTTCGGCCTGAAGAAGCCGCTGGCGGTGGGTGACACGGTCCGCGCCACGCTCACGCTCGACGACGGCACGCAGGTTCGCGTGGTGGCCCCGGTCCGCGCGATGGGACAGATGCCATGA